The following are encoded together in the Mesoterricola sediminis genome:
- a CDS encoding DNA repair protein RecN — protein MLSSLRIQNLALVEDLSVDLQPGFTALTGETGAGKSLLVDALSLLVGARGDGDMVRQGASRALAEAVVDGAFAAWSAFLAERGLPEEQPVVLRREVGANGRSRAWINGGACSLADLREAGRIWMRLTSQHDHQSLLAEDRHLGLLDEVLGIRADLAREAGEVREAQARLAARRRSEAQKVERLAWLAEHIADLEKLAPAAGEWARLRAEREPLRHAVHLEAAFREGAEALREANRLVEEAHRAQARAAAILPAAQPEVDRLRSALLELEDLQALAQDQAVRWSREGVDRIEALEDRLAHFEKLARRHRCEPEDLAQVLAALCLEQRELEDGGSSLKELETALAGAAAAYLAAAEDLHRQRAALVQALEKDVHHRLAALGMAGCRVQVRLGLAEDPASPVLRGGLPVRCSAQGFSAAAIWIEPNVGEGFRPLAKIASGGELSRIMLALQGAGMALGAGSGDPLVLVLDEVDAGIGGETALAVGGAVRELGRRHQVLAVTHLAQVAARAEHHGFLRKEVQDGRTRSSLGWMTGEGRTRELARLLSGHPDRPEALAHARILLDGAVQPALLPDAAASVPGKARRPKAPAPRG, from the coding sequence ATGCTCTCCTCCCTCCGCATCCAGAACCTCGCCCTGGTGGAAGACCTGTCCGTGGACCTCCAGCCCGGGTTCACGGCCCTCACGGGCGAGACCGGCGCCGGGAAGTCCCTCCTCGTGGACGCCCTCTCCCTCCTCGTGGGCGCCCGGGGCGACGGGGACATGGTGCGCCAGGGGGCCTCGCGGGCCCTGGCCGAGGCCGTCGTCGACGGCGCCTTCGCGGCCTGGAGCGCCTTCCTGGCGGAGCGGGGCCTCCCCGAGGAACAGCCCGTGGTCCTGCGCCGGGAGGTGGGCGCCAACGGCCGGAGCCGCGCCTGGATCAACGGCGGGGCCTGCAGCCTCGCCGACCTCCGCGAGGCGGGCCGGATCTGGATGCGCCTGACCAGCCAGCACGATCACCAGTCCCTGCTGGCCGAGGACCGCCACCTGGGCCTGCTCGACGAGGTGCTCGGGATCCGGGCGGATCTCGCCCGGGAGGCCGGCGAGGTCCGGGAGGCCCAGGCCAGGCTCGCCGCGCGGCGCCGGAGCGAGGCCCAGAAGGTGGAACGGCTGGCGTGGCTGGCCGAGCACATCGCCGACCTGGAGAAGCTGGCCCCGGCGGCCGGCGAATGGGCCCGGCTCCGGGCGGAGCGGGAGCCCCTGCGCCACGCCGTCCATCTGGAGGCCGCCTTCCGCGAGGGCGCCGAGGCCCTCCGCGAGGCCAACCGCCTCGTCGAGGAGGCCCACCGCGCCCAGGCCCGGGCCGCCGCCATCCTGCCCGCGGCCCAGCCCGAGGTGGACCGGCTGCGGAGCGCCCTCCTGGAACTGGAGGACCTCCAGGCCCTGGCCCAGGACCAGGCCGTGCGCTGGTCCCGGGAGGGGGTGGACCGGATCGAGGCCCTCGAGGACCGCCTCGCCCACTTCGAGAAGCTGGCCCGCCGCCACCGCTGCGAGCCGGAGGACCTGGCCCAGGTCCTGGCGGCCCTGTGCCTCGAACAGCGCGAGCTGGAGGACGGCGGCTCCTCCCTCAAGGAACTGGAGACGGCCCTGGCCGGGGCCGCCGCGGCCTACCTGGCCGCCGCCGAGGACCTGCACCGCCAGCGGGCCGCCCTCGTGCAGGCCCTGGAGAAGGACGTGCACCACCGCCTCGCCGCCCTCGGCATGGCCGGGTGCCGCGTCCAGGTGCGCCTGGGCCTCGCCGAGGACCCCGCCAGCCCGGTTCTGCGCGGCGGGCTGCCCGTTCGGTGCTCCGCCCAGGGCTTCTCCGCCGCCGCCATCTGGATCGAGCCCAATGTCGGGGAGGGCTTCCGCCCCCTGGCCAAGATCGCCTCCGGCGGCGAGCTGAGCCGGATCATGCTCGCCCTCCAGGGCGCCGGCATGGCCCTGGGCGCCGGGAGCGGGGACCCCCTCGTCCTGGTGCTCGACGAGGTGGACGCGGGCATCGGCGGGGAGACCGCCCTGGCCGTGGGCGGGGCGGTGCGCGAGCTGGGCCGCCGCCACCAGGTCCTGGCCGTGACCCATCTCGCCCAGGTCGCCGCCCGGGCCGAGCACCACGGCTTCCTCCGCAAGGAGGTCCAGGACGGCCGCACCCGGAGCTCCCTGGGATGGATGACCGGCGAGGGCCGGACCCGGGAGCTCGCTCGTCTGCTCTCCGGCCACCCGGACCGCCCCGAGGCCCTGGCCCACGCCCGGATCCTCCTGGACGGCGCCGTCCAGCCCGCCCTCCTGCCCGACGCGGCGGCGTCCGTCCCAGGGAAAGCCAGGCGCCCCAAGGCCCCGGCGCCCCGCGGGTAG
- a CDS encoding TonB-dependent receptor, whose amino-acid sequence MNTRSFSLVLLSALACATVANAQSSSTSGAVRGAITSKGGGRLVGATVTIRNVATNLTRTQVTAANGEYTFALLPLGTYEITVTAPGMRTLKDTSTRVSLGATSIANFSLDRAEAGATVAVVAAAAALDAQQVTSTVALNSKMVESIPLAARDFTSLARLTPGATTAADQNRLSVEGGRGIFNNLTIDGASYNSNFFGEQRGSTRIPFAFGIDTIKELQIITDAYDAQYGNAAGGVINAVSKTGTNEFTGSVLVQMRPKSLVARIKPAPAATALQNSVGARTKDFEQLDWNFNLGGPIVKDKLFFFAGLEVFHYTEKFTPSFGLDSGNNSQANLNTFLGKFGNIQVGNDGRTLAQENGYQYENDKRNTVAFARLDYNLNESHRFTLRVNIQNWNSENGTTDFTSSSAPITGQTQQGLEKDNGLSWVAEWNAIFSPRLVNEARLQIATERRPRYANSTASPEISITNGFNAGQNNFLPNGLDEFSKQLIDNLTYTDGDFTVKAGVDLQWFSFANTFYRYNMGAFSFGSYAVANRWANGGLLATDSFTYRQALSNYGGTISYDSSLYAGYVQASYSGLLNRRLTLALGVRYTGEHQPNNPRPNAQLAGLDQANDARALDPRFGFTYDLTGKGKTMLRGGAGYFSSPNPSLTVSNTMNSNGNTTSTYTLTASSAAVRTAANSGALSYAALVSGGGTRLSALSPATLTALGSASKDGQVWDPENKLPRAKRASLGIEHELDNGLVLGVRASYADFENLQYFVNINLRQRLADGSPDPNGYWKDGYPTKWNLFTSSGRPGMAIVRGRMLDFTGFGNIWLSENQGVGHYKAISITASKQSDSGFGFQSSVTFASSKDSNSNERVTASASANSTVNNPADPHASYGPSDNDVKFRGVFAGYFPVAFGIKGAAIATYTSGQPYTAYMTSDLNGDTSTTNDFAVGVTGRNTFRQPSVKTFDLRFTRAFNLPRKMMIELQADIFNVFNWANWTTSNTQYTNANFGTLNIQDRNTREVQLGARFKF is encoded by the coding sequence ATGAACACCCGAAGCTTCAGCCTCGTCCTGCTTTCCGCCCTCGCCTGCGCCACCGTGGCCAACGCCCAGAGCAGCTCCACCTCCGGGGCCGTCCGGGGCGCCATCACCTCCAAGGGCGGCGGCCGCCTCGTGGGCGCCACCGTCACGATCCGGAACGTGGCCACCAACCTGACCCGCACCCAGGTCACCGCCGCCAACGGCGAGTACACCTTCGCCCTCCTGCCCCTGGGCACCTACGAGATCACCGTGACCGCCCCGGGCATGCGCACCCTCAAGGACACCTCGACCCGGGTGAGCCTGGGCGCCACGTCCATCGCCAATTTCTCCCTGGACCGGGCCGAGGCCGGCGCCACCGTCGCCGTGGTCGCGGCGGCCGCCGCCCTCGACGCCCAGCAGGTGACCAGCACGGTGGCCCTGAACAGCAAGATGGTGGAGTCCATCCCCCTGGCAGCCCGGGACTTCACCTCCCTGGCCCGCCTGACCCCCGGCGCCACCACCGCCGCCGACCAGAACCGCCTCTCGGTGGAGGGCGGCCGCGGCATCTTCAACAACCTCACCATCGACGGCGCGAGCTACAACTCCAACTTCTTCGGCGAGCAGCGCGGCTCCACCCGCATCCCCTTCGCCTTCGGCATCGACACCATCAAGGAACTCCAGATCATCACCGACGCCTACGACGCCCAGTACGGCAACGCGGCCGGCGGCGTGATCAACGCCGTGTCCAAGACCGGCACCAACGAGTTCACCGGCAGCGTGCTGGTCCAGATGCGCCCCAAGTCCCTGGTCGCGCGCATCAAGCCCGCCCCAGCCGCCACGGCCCTCCAGAACAGCGTCGGGGCCCGCACCAAGGACTTCGAGCAGCTCGACTGGAACTTCAACCTGGGCGGCCCGATCGTCAAGGACAAGCTCTTCTTCTTCGCGGGCCTGGAGGTCTTCCACTACACCGAGAAGTTCACCCCCAGCTTCGGCCTGGACAGCGGCAACAATTCCCAGGCGAACCTGAACACCTTCCTGGGCAAGTTCGGCAACATCCAGGTGGGGAACGACGGGCGCACCCTGGCCCAGGAGAACGGCTACCAGTACGAGAACGACAAGCGGAACACCGTCGCCTTCGCCCGCCTGGACTATAACCTGAACGAGAGCCACCGGTTCACCCTCCGCGTCAACATCCAGAACTGGAACTCCGAGAACGGCACCACCGACTTCACCAGCTCCTCCGCCCCCATCACGGGCCAGACCCAGCAGGGCCTGGAGAAGGACAACGGCCTGTCCTGGGTGGCCGAGTGGAACGCCATCTTCTCGCCCCGGCTCGTGAACGAGGCCCGCCTGCAGATCGCCACGGAGCGGCGGCCCCGCTACGCCAACTCCACCGCTTCGCCCGAGATCTCCATCACCAACGGCTTCAACGCCGGCCAGAACAACTTCCTGCCCAACGGCCTGGACGAGTTCAGCAAGCAGCTCATCGACAACCTCACCTACACCGACGGCGACTTCACCGTGAAGGCCGGCGTCGACCTCCAGTGGTTCTCCTTCGCCAACACCTTCTACCGCTACAACATGGGGGCCTTCTCCTTCGGCAGCTACGCGGTGGCCAACCGCTGGGCCAACGGCGGCCTCCTGGCGACGGACAGCTTCACCTACCGCCAGGCCCTGAGCAACTATGGCGGCACCATCTCGTACGACTCCTCCCTCTATGCCGGCTACGTCCAGGCCAGCTACAGCGGCCTCCTGAACCGCCGGCTGACCCTGGCCCTGGGCGTGCGCTACACCGGGGAGCACCAGCCCAACAACCCGCGGCCCAACGCCCAGCTGGCCGGCCTTGACCAGGCCAACGACGCCCGGGCCCTGGATCCCCGGTTCGGCTTCACCTATGACCTGACCGGCAAGGGCAAGACCATGCTGCGGGGCGGCGCGGGCTACTTCTCCAGCCCCAATCCGAGCCTCACGGTGTCCAACACCATGAACAGCAACGGGAACACCACCTCCACCTACACCCTCACGGCCTCCTCCGCCGCCGTGCGCACCGCGGCCAACAGCGGCGCCCTCTCGTACGCCGCCCTGGTGAGCGGCGGCGGCACCCGCCTGTCCGCCCTCAGCCCCGCCACCCTCACCGCCCTCGGCTCCGCCAGCAAGGACGGCCAGGTCTGGGACCCCGAGAACAAGCTGCCCCGCGCCAAGCGCGCCAGCCTGGGCATCGAGCACGAACTGGACAACGGCCTCGTGCTGGGCGTCCGCGCCTCGTACGCCGATTTCGAGAACCTCCAGTACTTCGTCAACATCAACCTCCGCCAGCGCCTCGCGGACGGGTCCCCCGATCCCAACGGCTACTGGAAGGACGGCTACCCCACCAAGTGGAACCTGTTCACGAGCTCCGGCCGTCCCGGCATGGCCATCGTGCGCGGCCGCATGCTGGATTTCACCGGCTTCGGCAACATCTGGCTCTCCGAGAACCAGGGCGTGGGCCACTACAAGGCCATTTCCATCACCGCGAGCAAGCAGTCCGACTCCGGCTTCGGCTTCCAGAGCAGCGTGACCTTCGCCAGCTCCAAGGATTCCAACTCCAACGAGCGCGTGACCGCCAGCGCCTCGGCCAACTCCACCGTCAACAACCCGGCCGACCCCCACGCCTCGTACGGCCCCAGCGACAATGACGTGAAGTTCCGCGGCGTCTTCGCGGGCTACTTCCCCGTCGCCTTCGGCATCAAGGGCGCCGCCATCGCCACCTACACGTCGGGCCAGCCCTACACCGCCTACATGACCAGCGATCTCAACGGCGACACCTCCACGACCAACGACTTCGCCGTGGGCGTGACGGGCCGCAACACCTTCCGGCAGCCCTCCGTCAAGACCTTCGACCTGCGCTTCACCCGGGCCTTCAACCTGCCCCGGAAGATGATGATCGAGCTCCAGGCCGACATCTTCAACGTGTTCAACTGGGCCAACTGGACCACCAGCAACACCCAGTACACCAACGCCAACTTCGGCACCCTCAACATCCAGGACCGCAACACGCGCGAAGTCCAGCTGGGCGCGCGCTTCAAGTTCTAA
- a CDS encoding Ig domain-containing protein — MACAAINADGKASPQGSARVDVLASPAQPVIVAPSSVETRTPGLNASIAAQDGMVVTWTLVGGQLTSSSDSTHVEFTSGSPGKSTLSCKVANALGDSAEASAEIVVTDAPPRSLTYTLNPAVYPLGVVPIQANLPATTGGLPTSYAISPGLPAGLGLSTTTGVISGAPLVAALPTSYTITASNALGSCSTDFTLTIYPYLPSILRDLDDKAVAAGDSATWVAVVSAAEPIQYQWYRNGLAIPGATLATYVTPALGLGDSGATYGYRAVDAYGNAISSRSATVEIVEGRFVLSQAHIPPRRGGTATRLGNGLVLVAGGDSAGSTVAYLYDPGLDAASATGAMAKVRGGHTATLLLDGRVLMAGPDASAEIYDPATGQFTALPQPPLSPSVAVMMKNGKVLLGADGSMAVFDPAGNTFYPVAGSGPTVKPVVLNDGMVFLGNGLFDPSKETTVALTGDAQAGLAGRTARGLADGNVLLCQGGVYQGAYVASDEAELFMAGTRVFTPLASKPYPAMGVPSAMLADGRILLPGGTTVSGGMSIQTGTAKAMLFNPATLTFSRTGDLPEALYSHAVATLQDGRVLVTGGATSANPAGTGATYLYIVP; from the coding sequence TTGGCCTGCGCCGCCATCAACGCTGACGGCAAGGCGTCCCCCCAGGGGAGCGCGAGGGTCGACGTCTTGGCGTCCCCCGCCCAGCCCGTCATCGTCGCCCCCTCCTCCGTCGAGACCCGCACGCCTGGCCTGAATGCTTCGATCGCGGCCCAGGATGGCATGGTCGTCACCTGGACGCTTGTGGGAGGCCAACTGACCTCCAGCAGTGATTCGACGCACGTCGAATTCACCTCCGGCAGCCCCGGGAAATCGACCCTGAGCTGCAAGGTGGCCAACGCCCTGGGTGATTCAGCCGAGGCTTCTGCCGAGATCGTCGTCACGGATGCTCCGCCGCGGTCACTGACCTACACCCTCAATCCAGCTGTCTATCCCCTGGGCGTGGTTCCCATCCAGGCCAACCTCCCGGCTACGACTGGTGGGCTGCCGACTTCCTATGCCATCTCTCCTGGATTGCCCGCAGGGTTGGGCCTGAGCACCACAACCGGCGTCATCAGCGGAGCGCCTCTGGTGGCGGCCCTGCCGACCTCCTATACCATCACGGCCAGCAATGCCCTGGGTTCCTGTTCTACTGATTTTACTCTAACCATCTATCCTTACCTGCCTTCCATCCTGAGGGATCTTGACGACAAGGCTGTCGCGGCTGGTGATTCCGCCACCTGGGTCGCCGTTGTGAGCGCAGCGGAACCCATCCAATACCAGTGGTACCGGAATGGCCTGGCGATTCCCGGGGCGACGCTCGCGACGTACGTGACGCCGGCCCTGGGACTCGGTGATTCGGGGGCGACCTACGGGTACAGGGCTGTGGATGCATATGGGAATGCGATCTCGAGTCGGAGCGCGACCGTGGAAATTGTCGAGGGGCGGTTCGTCCTGAGTCAGGCCCATATCCCGCCTCGTCGGGGAGGAACAGCCACGCGACTGGGGAATGGGCTGGTCCTTGTCGCGGGTGGCGATAGCGCTGGATCGACCGTGGCCTACCTTTACGATCCCGGCCTGGATGCTGCCTCCGCCACAGGCGCCATGGCCAAGGTGAGAGGTGGGCACACGGCGACCTTGCTCCTGGATGGTCGTGTGCTGATGGCCGGGCCGGATGCTTCAGCGGAGATCTATGACCCCGCCACGGGGCAATTCACGGCCCTCCCGCAACCCCCCCTCTCGCCTTCTGTCGCAGTCATGATGAAGAACGGGAAGGTCCTGCTGGGTGCTGACGGTTCCATGGCGGTGTTCGACCCTGCCGGCAACACTTTCTACCCTGTGGCGGGATCAGGCCCGACCGTCAAACCGGTGGTGCTGAATGATGGGATGGTCTTCCTCGGCAATGGGCTTTTCGACCCATCCAAGGAAACCACGGTGGCATTGACCGGAGATGCGCAGGCTGGCCTCGCGGGGCGGACGGCGCGGGGGCTTGCGGATGGGAATGTCCTTCTCTGTCAGGGCGGGGTCTACCAAGGGGCCTATGTGGCTTCCGATGAGGCCGAGCTCTTCATGGCTGGAACCCGCGTATTCACCCCGTTGGCTTCCAAGCCCTACCCGGCCATGGGAGTCCCATCGGCCATGCTCGCCGATGGGAGAATCCTGCTTCCGGGGGGGACCACCGTGTCGGGTGGCATGTCCATCCAGACGGGGACGGCGAAGGCCATGCTCTTCAATCCCGCGACTTTGACCTTCTCCAGGACCGGGGATCTGCCCGAGGCGCTCTACAGCCATGCTGTCGCCACGCTCCAGGATGGACGGGTCCTCGTCACGGGTGGCGCGACCTCCGCGAATCCTGCTGGCACAGGGGCGACCTACCTGTATATCGTTCCGTGA
- a CDS encoding isocitrate/isopropylmalate dehydrogenase family protein — translation MSYKIAWLPGDGVGVEVMEATRICLDALKFDAVYTHGDIGWEFWCKEGESFPQRTVDLLKSSDAAMFGAITSKPAKDAEAELVPELKGKGLVYRSPIVRMRQMFDLYTCLRPCKAYPGNPLNFKEGIDLVVFRENTEGLYAGVEFSPVPEAVSTALANASKPFAHFAANKPEDYAITCKINTRKGCERIIRAAFEYAKKFGYPKVTAIHKANVVRATEGMFLETAKRVAKDYPGIALDDANVDAICMWLLKNPKSYGVMVATNLFGDIISDLSAQLVGGLGFGCSGNIGEKLAVFEPSHGSAPKYAGQYKVNPIATILAAKMMLDWLGESDMGRRLEDATAAVIAEGKVRTYDMGGSSTTLEMGEAIARKL, via the coding sequence ATGAGCTACAAGATCGCTTGGCTGCCGGGAGACGGCGTGGGCGTGGAAGTGATGGAGGCCACCCGGATCTGCCTCGACGCCCTCAAGTTCGATGCCGTCTACACGCACGGCGACATCGGCTGGGAGTTCTGGTGCAAGGAAGGCGAGTCCTTCCCCCAGCGCACGGTGGACCTCCTGAAGAGCTCCGATGCCGCGATGTTCGGCGCCATCACCTCCAAGCCGGCCAAGGACGCCGAGGCCGAGCTGGTCCCCGAGCTCAAGGGCAAGGGCCTGGTCTACCGGAGCCCCATCGTCCGCATGCGCCAGATGTTCGACCTCTACACCTGCCTGCGGCCCTGCAAGGCCTACCCGGGCAACCCCCTCAACTTCAAGGAGGGCATCGACCTCGTCGTGTTCCGCGAGAACACCGAGGGCCTCTACGCCGGCGTCGAGTTCAGCCCCGTCCCCGAGGCCGTCTCAACCGCCCTGGCCAACGCCTCCAAGCCCTTCGCCCACTTCGCCGCCAACAAGCCCGAGGACTACGCGATCACCTGCAAGATCAACACCCGCAAGGGGTGCGAGCGCATCATCCGCGCCGCCTTCGAGTACGCGAAGAAGTTCGGCTACCCCAAGGTCACGGCCATCCACAAGGCCAACGTGGTGCGGGCCACCGAGGGCATGTTCCTGGAGACCGCGAAGCGGGTCGCCAAGGACTACCCGGGCATCGCCCTGGATGACGCGAACGTCGACGCCATCTGCATGTGGCTGCTCAAGAACCCCAAGAGCTACGGCGTGATGGTGGCCACCAACCTCTTCGGCGACATCATCAGCGACCTCAGCGCCCAGCTCGTGGGCGGCCTCGGCTTCGGCTGCTCCGGCAACATCGGCGAGAAGCTGGCCGTGTTCGAGCCCAGCCACGGCTCGGCCCCCAAGTACGCGGGCCAGTACAAGGTCAACCCCATCGCCACCATCCTGGCCGCCAAGATGATGCTGGACTGGCTGGGCGAGTCCGACATGGGCCGCAGGCTCGAGGACGCCACCGCCGCCGTCATCGCGGAGGGCAAGGTTCGCACCTACGACATGGGCGGTTCCTCCACCACCCTGGAGATGGGCGAGGCCATCGCCCGGAAGCTCTAG
- a CDS encoding hydroxymethylglutaryl-CoA lyase, translating to MAGIVLHEVGPRDGLQVERQVVPTEVKERWIRALLASGLDIVQVGSFVHPEKVPQMADTDELFRRLSLAPGPRAVLSGLVLNEKGLERGMACGVELFCMGVSASDTHSRKNTGMGSLEAQQRILAMGRAAQEAGKKVQVSVQSAFGCGFEGRIDRTRVLDIVRAYLDAGLTSISLADTAGHAHPDQVKDLFGAILALGPVQATAHFHDTYGLGMANVYAAMGQGVTTFETSFAGLGGCPFTKVAAGNVATEDLVHGLRRVGLRTDVDLPALIDIAKDVAAFFGRDMTGRVHRAGPLGY from the coding sequence ATGGCCGGCATCGTCCTCCACGAGGTGGGGCCGCGGGACGGCCTCCAGGTCGAGCGCCAGGTGGTCCCGACCGAGGTCAAGGAGCGCTGGATCCGGGCGCTCCTGGCTTCGGGCCTGGATATCGTGCAGGTCGGCTCCTTCGTCCATCCCGAGAAGGTCCCGCAGATGGCCGACACCGACGAGCTGTTCCGCCGCCTGTCCCTGGCGCCCGGGCCCCGCGCCGTCCTGTCCGGCCTCGTCCTCAACGAGAAGGGCCTGGAGCGGGGCATGGCCTGCGGCGTCGAGCTCTTCTGCATGGGCGTCTCCGCCTCCGACACGCACTCCCGCAAGAACACGGGCATGGGAAGCCTGGAAGCCCAGCAGCGGATCCTCGCCATGGGCCGCGCGGCCCAGGAGGCGGGGAAGAAGGTCCAGGTGAGTGTCCAGAGCGCGTTCGGCTGCGGCTTCGAGGGCCGGATCGACCGGACCCGGGTCCTGGACATCGTCAGGGCCTACCTGGACGCCGGCCTGACCTCGATCAGCCTGGCGGACACCGCCGGCCACGCCCACCCCGACCAGGTCAAGGACCTCTTCGGGGCCATCCTGGCCCTCGGGCCCGTGCAGGCGACGGCCCATTTCCATGACACCTACGGCCTGGGCATGGCCAACGTCTATGCGGCCATGGGCCAGGGCGTCACCACGTTCGAGACCAGCTTCGCGGGCCTCGGCGGCTGCCCCTTCACCAAGGTGGCGGCCGGCAACGTGGCCACCGAGGACCTGGTCCACGGGCTCCGCCGCGTGGGCCTCCGCACCGACGTGGACCTGCCGGCGCTCATCGACATCGCCAAGGACGTCGCGGCCTTCTTCGGCCGGGACATGACGGGCCGCGTCCACCGCGCGGGCCCGCTGGGGTACTGA
- a CDS encoding CaiB/BaiF CoA transferase family protein codes for MTKQRMLEGIKVLDLTNVLSGPFATLHLALLGADVIKVENPKDGDLARKLGIVPAYNKALMGTSFLAQNANKRSVTLNTKSAEGKEIFKRLVKDADVLVENFRPGVMNRLGLGYEVLKEINPRLIYCAISGFGQTGPDAFKPAYDQIIQGLSGEMAVNGDERLNPLRTGFPVCDTVGGLNAAFALMAALFHRERTGQGQFIDIALLDSIMPLMGWVAANLLIGGQDPVVMGNDNFTAAPSGTFRTGDGFINIAANKQEQWEAVCDVLGVPELKTDPRFQERDTRKRNRKELTPLLEARLQTEATAVWVERLNANDVPSGEILSLRDALKQEQVRHRGVLQKTSAEGVGEIEVFGLTALFDGCSGDVTAPPPTLGQHNAEIYGRLGIDEARRAELKAQGVI; via the coding sequence ATGACCAAGCAGCGCATGCTCGAGGGCATCAAGGTCCTCGACCTCACCAATGTCCTCTCCGGGCCTTTCGCGACCCTCCACCTCGCCCTCCTGGGCGCGGACGTGATCAAGGTCGAGAATCCCAAGGACGGCGACCTGGCCCGCAAGCTGGGCATCGTTCCGGCCTACAACAAGGCCCTCATGGGGACGAGCTTCCTGGCCCAGAACGCCAACAAGCGCTCCGTCACCCTCAACACGAAGAGCGCCGAGGGCAAGGAGATCTTCAAGCGGCTGGTGAAGGACGCCGACGTCCTCGTGGAGAATTTCCGGCCGGGGGTCATGAACCGCCTGGGCCTGGGCTACGAGGTCCTCAAGGAGATCAACCCCCGCCTCATCTACTGCGCGATCTCCGGCTTCGGCCAGACCGGGCCCGACGCCTTCAAGCCCGCCTACGACCAGATCATCCAGGGCCTCTCGGGCGAGATGGCGGTGAACGGCGACGAGCGCCTGAACCCCCTGCGCACCGGCTTCCCGGTCTGCGACACCGTGGGCGGCCTCAACGCCGCCTTCGCGCTGATGGCCGCGTTGTTCCATCGCGAGCGCACGGGGCAGGGGCAGTTCATCGACATCGCGCTGCTCGATTCCATCATGCCCCTCATGGGCTGGGTGGCCGCCAACCTCCTCATCGGCGGCCAGGACCCCGTCGTGATGGGCAACGACAACTTCACGGCCGCGCCGTCCGGGACCTTCCGGACCGGGGACGGCTTCATCAACATCGCCGCCAACAAGCAGGAGCAGTGGGAAGCGGTCTGCGACGTCCTGGGCGTGCCCGAGCTCAAGACCGACCCCCGGTTCCAGGAGCGCGACACCCGCAAGCGGAACCGCAAGGAGCTCACCCCCCTCCTCGAGGCGCGCCTCCAGACCGAGGCCACCGCCGTGTGGGTGGAGCGCCTGAACGCCAACGACGTCCCCAGCGGAGAGATCCTCTCCCTGCGGGACGCGCTTAAGCAGGAGCAGGTCCGCCACCGCGGCGTCCTGCAGAAGACCAGCGCCGAGGGCGTGGGCGAGATCGAGGTATTCGGTCTCACCGCGCTGTTCGACGGATGCTCAGGGGACGTCACCGCGCCGCCCCCGACCCTGGGCCAGCACAACGCGGAAATCTACGGCAGGCTCGGGATTGACGAGGCGCGGCGCGCCGAGCTCAAGGCCCAGGGCGTGATCTGA